From the Sardina pilchardus chromosome 11, fSarPil1.1, whole genome shotgun sequence genome, the window AAAcagctgagaaagagaggggaagagaaagagaggtggtggggtggggtggaggccAGTGGACATTGGGgttccagcaacagcagcaacagctggAGAAAAGGTCTCAGTTGTGAGAACAATCTTCTCCATCTGGGATGAGATCAGAGGGGCTTTCATAAATGGCCACACAATGGCTGTTTccttacaaccacacacacacacacacacacacacacacacacacacacagagagagagagagagagagagagagagaggcacacacacacacacacacacacacacaaagctcaagCCATATGAGATCATATGTTTTGGATAGCAGGGCCACACTGCAGCGATCACACATTTGGACTGAGGATAGGCCAGAGTGTTGCATCTCAGCCAGTGAAATCCCACCTCAACAGGGGCTTGCACAGATTAAATAACCCAATCTGATATCCAGTTCAGCTTTGTGACTTCGTCAAAGACAAGTAAATGACTCAGGAAACCTGATCTGTGCGCTGCAACCAGATCATTACAATTGGTACTGCATTTATTGATGAGGACCACTTTCTGAGTTTTATAATTAATGATGCACTTCTGTACAACAATACAATTAAGCttataaaaagttttttttttttgcaggatCAACACAGTCCAGGTAAGATAGGCCTAGCTGTTGCCTAGGGTTTAAAATAATTGCTTTCCCAACGGAATGGTTCACTTTGTCTCTTTAACAGCAGGCGTTCACCCAAACCACAGCGGGAAAGCCTCGCTGTGGTTACGTCACGTCCACTTTCTATCAATACGAACAACTCTCACACGAGTGTACATCTGCCTTCAAACTGGGACTGAAACTAAAGGGGAATTGGATTTCCAGACTTGAAGATTGTTTTGTAAGTATTTTGTAGAGGATATCAGGATAAGCAATAAGCATATGAAAGCTTTTATTTGAAAGATGGGACCTACCTATTTTAGCCTACCTGCGTTTCTTGGTTTTAGTGACACTTTGTCATAGCCTATGTATGTATAATTTTTTAGACACATTTTattggattttttaaaaatagaaatgaccatgtttattatgttttaaatgaatagcctacaataGCATCTACACAATCAAAAGCAATATGGAAAATGTAATCAGCataatatttgtttttgaaagtgacgataggctacatgattgATGTTCAGCAAGGATGCGACAAAAGCCACTGAGGATTTATTTAGCCTATTTAGCACGAGAACTTCACTGATTGATGCAGGTGAAACCAGGTGAATTAATTGTGGATTTTACGGGAAATATAGTTAGTTTTGTAGGTCAATGTATTATCACAGCAAGTTTGTTTAGCTATATGCATCTTCTGTTGCAATCATTGTCAACTGCGTTTAATATCAAGCATATGAGAATTTCGAACAGACTGGCCTCAGTTAAATCATGGGTATTAAATGACATGATAATAGCCCTAGCCGCCTACAAAGCCTCTGTTGTGAGGTTTTGGGTTGTTTTCTACATGAAAGAACAGAATCATTAGATAACTGATCTTGTCACGCAAAGGTCAGTTTGTGTGCCCAACAGTGAACAATATTTGAAGTTTGCATGCTACGATTGACCTATTTTGCATTAGCCTTTTGTATGAATATGAATACTAGCCACCAGGAATATGTTTAAATACTTTGCAGAGGTTGCGCAGAAAGATTTATAGGAAACAATAAAGTGCCATAATAGGTTTGGCCCGTGTGTAGGTTCCCTTGTAGAATCCCTTGTCAGGGCTGCCCTCTGGACAACTTTATCAATGCACATCGTTGCCAAGGTCACATTCTCATAATCCTCCTGTGCCGCAGCCAACAATTCATCTGCTCAAGACATGGCGAACCGACGCCTCCTGATGGCTGTACTGCTGCAGTCACTTTTCGGGTGCCAGGCTGCTCCGCGCTTTTCCAACGGCTTCCTTTACCACGATATCTTCAACAACAACGGCAACGGAGAAAGTATGACAATTTGCTCGTCTTTACAGATCCTAGATTAACCGCCTCTGCGTAATGAGCATGGCATGTTGACATTCCACAACACTCCGGTAGTACGCACATGGTAATTATGCTCTTTCTGTGTACGGGGAAAGAAGCTGACGCATCCAGCGCAGCATCAGCGCCTTTTGTCGTtcagtgcacagtgcacactgaGATATTTGACCCCTTCACTCTTTGAAAGTGTTTATACAgaagaaacatacagtacattacacccCCCCTTCCTTATCAGTCATATTTCACAAAGATCTTAGACAAGTGTATTTAATCACCTACATGTATGTAGGTTATTCCTTTAAGAACAACATTATTAGTTGCTGTCTAGCTTTAAGTGCTTTTTCATTCTGCTGCAGTGTAGCCCAAGCCTAAAGGGGAAGGGGGCTTTATATTCTACAATGCCACTGTGTAAATATGTTAGCTTCTTAGGTTCttggctacagtatatatcctAAGGCTGTGTATAAAGTTATTGAACTAAACTGTACGTTATAGTATTCTTGAGAGGTGAGCTAATTACATGGACATAGCAGCTATGATATTGGAGGTAAAATTGGAAACTTAGAATCTGATCTTGACAtcttctatctgtctgtctgtctgtttgtccccCTGCAGTTTCCTTCAGTGGTGTGCAGCTTCACGTGGAGTCCGAGCAGACGTCTGTGTTCACATCTCGCGGAGCCAACGCCACCCTGCCCTGCCACTACTGGTACCAGCCGGAGCTCAGTACCCCCCGCAGGACACGCGTGAAGTGGTCCTGGCAGCCGGCCAGCGGGGGTCAGGAGATGGACGTGCTGGTTGCCATAGGTGACCGCCAGCGTACCTTCGGCGGGTTCCGAGAGCGAGTCCACCTGCGTCAGATGAACGCGGGAGATGTGTCACTCGTGATATTGGGCCTGCACCTCAATGACACCGGTCGCTTCCGGTGCGAAGTCATCGACGGGCTGGAGGACGAGACGGTGACCATTGACCTTGGCCTGCGAGGTACATTGTGGCCAGCAGCTCTCCTCCAATGTGTGACAGAACAGAGTGATTAGCAGACAGAACTTTCATGAGCTGGAATTGATTTGGCCCTAACTCACACATCATCTCTCCGATCAGAACATGTCTTCACAACTTAATGCTTTGTTGGTGTATAAAGTGTGCATATTACTATGCATTAAACAGatgcctattcatgggtttcatcaggtccctttccacaggtgaatTAATCAAGCTCCATGCAAGTTGATAATCAAAGTGcttgatttgatacacctgtggaaagggacctgaaaCCCATAAATAGGTCTTCTTCATCATATTTGAAGAGATTAAAACATGATTGGAATACAGTAATTCCATTACACTCCATTAAAATAAATAGTCCCCTTACTGTaggttctatctgacatttttgtcaaaattgagttactgACATGACACTCATTCTGTGACACGTTAAGAAGGTGAAGTGACGTGTTTCTTGTATTTTTGGACATTATTTCTAAAGAAGTTCATTCCGCTTATCAGTATAACTGTGTGGAATTCTAAAACTTTGAAGCTCAACATCTCAGAACGACTCAGAACATACATAGATAGAACCTTATCATTTGTACGAAATACAAAATATGGGCTAAATGTGCCTTTACCTCTACAGGTGTTGTGTTTCCCTACCAGCCTCACCACGGCCGTTACCAGCTGTCCTTCTCCATGGCACAGGAAGCatgtgaggagcaggaggccgTTCTGGCGACCTTCGACCAGCTCTACACCGCCTGGGAGGAGGGTCTGGACTGGTGCaacgctggctggctggctgacggCACAGTGCAGTACCCCATCACATTGCCCAGAGTGCCTTGCGGCGGACTGGGCTTGGCGCCGGGGCTGCGCAGCTACGgggccagacacagacaccttcACCGCTACGATGttttctgcttctcctcttctctcaaagGTCAGTCGATCTCCATTTAGTCAGCTGGGAAACTGACTTGCTACCAGTTTAGTTAAGGGAATCATCACAGCTCTTCAAAGAGTTGGAAAATGAGTAGAAAATGAGTGGGAAAAAATCCATCTCTTGATTCCATACCTTTGTGCTCAGACACTTCGATTAGAATTAGCGTAACAATAACTCCCATTATCCCCCAATGATGGATCCACTCATCAATGTTTCCAGTGAAGGAGACCCCCTAAGGCATTGTTGTGTATTGTGGTGTCTATAATAGTAAAACCgtatcctcctctccttgcaTGTTGTACAGGGAAGGTTTACTATCTGCCGCATCCTCAAAGGCTCAACTTCACTGAGGCCATCGAGGCGTGTAAGGATGATGGCGCCCGCATAGCCAAGGTAGGCCAGCTGTACGCTGCCTGGAAGTTCACTGGAATGGACCGCTGTGATTCCGGCTGGTTGGCTGATGGGAGTGTGCGGTATCCAATCACATACCCTCGTCTGAATTGTGGTCCCATGGTTCCAGGGGTGCGCAGTTTTGGGTTTCCGGCTCCCCGACATAAGCACGGGGTGTACTGCTATAGAGCTCCCGCCTGTTTGTGAGGCCATGGGGAAAGGAGATGGCTGAAATGTTAAAGGTGCAATATGCAGTTCCTGCCAAAATTGTTGCCAACACCTGTGTGATTGAAGGCCTCAGTATTCTTATACATTCTGTtcttctattcatgggtttcatctggtccctttccacaggtgtatacaatcaaggtccttgattatcaatgcagactgcatggtgcttgattaatacacctgtggaaagggacctgatgaaacccatgaatatcaGGCCTTTTtattatatatgttttaaatgaTCTGGCGCTGTTTAATGTAAGTAGATACTTTTCCATAATTGGCACAGTACTAACGAGGGCAACATTGGGTCTAATCACCTGAGGTCTCAAGCCACGAGgactaaaaaaaatgtcatgttttcacCATCGGACCAATGGCCCTACAGTACTGCCCTGAAACCTGCCCAAATAATGCCACCATAGCTAAAAAAAGCATCTGGCCTCTTTTGCAATCAAGAAAGGAAGTTTAATTGAAGTTAAAAATAGCTCAAACTATTGCTCGAAGGTGTTATGTACTACAAAACAAGTTTGTTGGCTAATCCATTACAAGTGGCCTGAAAACATGGATTCAACATACAAGCCAGCTAGCAACATAAACATTGTTCTTAATGGTGTTCATATTTTGAGTGTTTCATGTGCCCGTAAATCAACAGTAGTGGTTAACCTGCAATACAGTACGGCATTTAAGTTATGATTTCACAAGCTGACCGATGAATCTCCAATCAGTCTCTTTTGCGGCTGACCCTCTTTCTGACCTGACCTGATCAGAGGGCCAAAAGCCCCAGACTGCTGACACTGAGGGAACGCTGAGAAGGCACCATCAAGCCCTGGAAGTGACAATAGAAACATTACTGTGTCTGGTTGGCACTAGTTAGCCAGCCTGTGGCTCAATAGTGGGAATGGGGCCTAATGAACGCTCAACAACACCTGAAACAAAGAACCAGTATTTAGAGAATGGACAGAAGATTTTTGTTTCTCTATGGTTAGTTAACAAAAAAACTGCATATTGCATCTTTAATTAAAGGAGAAGGCTCTTTTGgtcctctctgtatgtgtggtaTGAATTACCTGAATACAGAGTACCTGTATAAGAGCAGTGTCTTGGCATGGACGAGTTTTGGACTAGAGAGCTTTTTGGTCAAGAATACTTATTTCTGCACATCGTGAGGCAGTATGTGAATCTACTGTGCCAGGAGTCCTGATGGGTTATCCACAGGGATAAATGGAAAGCTATGTATTTTCTAAGCACAATAATCTACCCACTGTCTGATAGTTTGAGTACGTATGAGCAGCAGTTAGCCAGTTATCCACATTTGGCACTGAccagatacagtacatcatactgTGCACATTTATCAAAAGCTGTGGTAAAATGATGTAGCATTATAGATTATGTGACAATAACTGCGCAAGCATTTATATGATATTTTTGTTATTCATAGATATATTTGTCAAAAGCATAGAGAACActtgttacatactgtatgtaatattGTCACAGAGTATACGAGTTAGTATAGAGCTCTGATTTATGTCCTTTTTATCTGCTGAGTGAATGTGTTCAAGGGCAAACAGTGAGTGTGCAAGGGTGAGTATAATTTTGCCTCTTAcaatcaatttttttttttaaaaaagaacctGGAACCTGCTTTCCACCGGTAAAAAACGTGTCCCCACTTAAAGCTCAGACTTACTGTACTTAGGACATTTTCCCATTTGCAAGgtgcagctacagtacactgcaaAATGTTACTGGGTAATACATTTAAATGCTTCTCCCTGAAAGACACTTGCTCTGATTGAAGCTACACATGGGGACTATCAGCCAGTTGAGCGATTTATGCATCAGTAGCAGAATAAGTTGTACAACTGTAAATGGCATGTGTGAAAATACTGTGTTGTATTAAGAATATTCTCACCACTGAAATACTGACAGAAATAGCAGATACATGGTTTACAAGGTGGCAAAAAGAAATACATCTGTTTTTGATTGTGGTGTATGTGGTCTTCTCTTTTGTCTTTGACAGTTAGATAGTTCTTGTCATCGTTATTGTTTACTGTGTCACAATATTGTACCTCATAATTTCATATACTGTTTAATAGCAGGTGGCAGTAGTTTTATGTCAAATAAATGTCTATTTTTAAAATTGCTTACACATACTGTTATTTTTCTCTTCAAAATATTCTATATTTTAAGTCTTTGCATCTTTAAACCTTTAATTAAGAACCCTTTGTGTGTACACTGGTTCTCAGCCAAATGAAAGCACCCTAGGGCCAAACATGGCAACACACACCATTTCGTCAAACAAGCCCTTCTGGGATCCTGACCTTATTTGGCAGTAAAAGCTGAGATGGAGAATTTGAACTCACTGCTCCGTGGAGCCGAGTCTTGCAGGACCGCAGCATCCTGAACAAGCCCTGGAAGGAGCGCTAGACGTGTCTGCGTTTGACCAAACTGAGGGACGCCTGTCCCAAGGAGGGGAACGTATACACACCTCAGacctccctcacatacacacaaacacacacacacacaccaaccccctaGACCAGAAAGCCCTCATTCATCCCTCAGCATCCACTCCACCCATTGAGCAAACAGACTCTGGCAATTATATCATTCCACCATCTCAAAGAAGGCTTAGTTAGAGCGCTGTGGCCCTCCCTCAGATGTCGGtgagggtggtgtggtgtgatgtttaAAGACAAACATTACCTGAACTGTTTGTCTAACCTCGCGTTAATAAAAGACTAGTTCATATTAGACATGCCCGATTGAGCTTATTAGTCAATCTCCTATATGCTGCAGTGAAGTGGAAtttgttggatttttttttattgagacACCATGAACAACATGAAGGTGGAACTTAGTCTTTAATGCacagcgcaaaaaaaaaaatcaatatatggaatgttttttttattatgtacCCTTTCCTTCTCAAAAAATCAGTTACTTGTCTAATGTATACAGTTGCATATGCAGAGCTCCAGTAAACAGCGGTTCAGACATCAGAGCTAACATGATGAAGAAATTAAGAAGAGAAAAGGCCTCAAGCATCACTTTACTCTTTCCATATGGACCAAATGCATCGGGAGGTGTCAAAGTCTTCAGTAAGATGGAGCCGAGAGTGCAGGAGTGATGTCATTAACTCCTTTGTCCAGAGAGAGTATAATGTTGTGATGTTAACATGTCTGATGACAGACAAACCCTCCATCGTATCTGAAGACATGTGTTTGGTGTGACGCATGTCTCTTTCGCTTCTGGTCTCATTGGGAAAGCACATCAGCAAAGCAAAACATTGGCAGCTCAGGAATATGACAATGGCAAATAGCATTTCAAAACTAATTTTTTAGCAACTGAGTAGTTACAGTATGGAAGTAGAAGCAGCTGTTTAGCGACGGCTGTGCACAATAGTGAATACAGATACAGGATATGAAATCAGGCATCAGGGGGGCACTGCCTCCCATTATCACTCTGAGTGACAGACAGAATGACACAAGCACTAGCCAATCAGTTAACAGAAGAGGAAGAATGGAAGCAGTTTCCACAGTtaaaagacttttttttttcaagccgGGTCTTTTTCTGATACTTCTATTCTGTGTGTGAAGTGTCAGTAACTGATGCAAACAGAGCTGTTCAGGGACAGACTAGTCCCACGGTACTACCATGACCCGCACAGCGATTCTGTGAGACATTTAGGATAACATGCAAAGACAGAAAAGGATTTTAATGGAGGGACTTTGATGGATAAATATGGCTGGATTTGTCCTCATAGTTTCTGTAGCATGTAATTCAGTAATGATAAGAAACACTTTTTGTCTTATTAGAAGTAAATTATGGTATGATATCTCATCGCATCACATTTCATCAGAAATTAGACAAATCCAGACAAGTTACCATTCAAGTCCCACCATGGCgataaatcaataaatacatCACTTTTCACATTATGCAGATCAAATCTTCAAAATGATAGACAttctcatatgaatcggtgttTGCTGCCGTTCCCCTCTGATGGTTGACATGGTGTAATATTTCTCTTCTCTAGTTCCAAAAAACTAAAAATAATTTCTCTGGTAACTTGTGATTTCGAAATCTGcatgtattttatgtttttatgacTGCAACTTCAAATGCATAAAAGCCTGAACAAGAATAAATAGATGATGGACTAACAATGTCCTATAAAGCAATTTTGCACTATCCCATTCAAAATCATGAACTTAGAGGAGAAGGTGATGTCACTGTCTAGAATGTAAAGTACAACTCACAGCCCAGTGTATACTGACCATAAAGTAAAGTTGGACTAAAGTTGGAATATTTACACCTGATGTAATAAATTCAACACAGAATCAGATAAATCTTTATCACTAAAGATATCAGGTGATAATGATTTAGGGTGCACAAAAAATGCTGACAGTATCATAGTAAATAATGACAAATATTTGATGGGATGTTTCATGAAGTAGAGTTGTTGATTCAGTTGACTTTAACATCCACATAATGTCCAGTGTCTCGCTTGAAAATAATGGCTAATAAATAGGTACACTTCTAATGTAGGGACAGACTTAAATTAAGCATCTTAAAGGAGATGTTTGGTCTTTTCAAAACCAGGATCTGTATTTGGATGATAGCAAGTCTAAGTTTTCATTTGGGTATGTTCAGAAGGTGTTTAATA encodes:
- the LOC134095297 gene encoding hyaluronan and proteoglycan link protein 3-like, coding for MANRRLLMAVLLQSLFGCQAAPRFSNGFLYHDIFNNNGNGEISFSGVQLHVESEQTSVFTSRGANATLPCHYWYQPELSTPRRTRVKWSWQPASGGQEMDVLVAIGDRQRTFGGFRERVHLRQMNAGDVSLVILGLHLNDTGRFRCEVIDGLEDETVTIDLGLRGVVFPYQPHHGRYQLSFSMAQEACEEQEAVLATFDQLYTAWEEGLDWCNAGWLADGTVQYPITLPRVPCGGLGLAPGLRSYGARHRHLHRYDVFCFSSSLKGKVYYLPHPQRLNFTEAIEACKDDGARIAKVGQLYAAWKFTGMDRCDSGWLADGSVRYPITYPRLNCGPMVPGVRSFGFPAPRHKHGVYCYRAPACL